The region GCCTGCCTGCTGCCTTCCTGGAGGCTATGGGAAGGACACGGCAATCCCAGAGCCCACCCCCCCGGCCCCCCCGCCCCAAGAGGGGAGTTCCCTCCAGCGCACCTGGGCAGTGAAGCCGCTGTAGAAAGCGAACCAGATCTGGACCATCATGCTGGCCAGCGTCTTGTAGACAAAGTAGCGCAGGAACTCGCAGACGCGCGTGTAGGACCAACGGCCATGCACCAGCAGCCGCCGCCGCAGGAAGCAGAACTGGGCCAGCACATAGTCGCTGTTCTGCACCGCCTGCATGCCCTCCTGACCCGCCAGCCCCATGCCGATGTCCGCAGCTGCAGGGGCACACGCAGCCTGTCGGCCCCGGGCCCCTCAGCTACCACCCCCGCCTGCTGCCAGCCGCCGGCCTCCCCGCGCGCTGCTGCCCACCACCCACGAACCGTCACACCAGGGACAGGCGTCTGGCCTGCAATAAGTCCACCCTCTCCTCTCTGGGCTCCTGCCAGGGCTCCTCCTCTTCCAAGCTCACGTTCTGGACCAGGGCCCGGGGCTCCGTGCGCAGGGACAGCAGCAGCTGGTCCTGGCCCGCGGGGGACAGGGGGCGCGTCACTCAGCTGCACCGCTGCCCTCCAGGAACGCCCCGACTGGGCCCTCCTCCGGGCTGGACCTGACTGCGTCCTTCCCTTGCTCTCGCCCTGCTGAGAACCATCTCTCGGTGTGACGCTTCAGGCCCTTCGCCTTGGCTGGTCCAACACCACATCTGGGGGCCTTTTGGTGGAGGCcgtccccagccccctcccaggtACCAGGGCCCCGCTGCCCACCCTGAGCTGACACTGACCAGGAACTCCCCGTTAATGACCAAGGCCATTTTGACGTGCAGGGGGAGCTGTTTGTTCAGGTGGCCCTTCTTGCCACCCTGCAGGCTATTACTGCTCTCCCAGTAGACCTCCAGGATCTGCCTGCAGGGGTCCAGCAGGGGCTCAGCCACACCAGCCGCACGGGCTTCCTTGCACCCACTCCCCagctgtgccttggtttccccctCTGGAAGCCCCACCAGGCAGAGGCTGAGGGCATTCTGCAGACCCCAGAGCCATGCCTGGGCCATGGGTGGTGCCCTGCCCCAACCCTTACCCCCCCAACACAGGCTCATGCACCCAACCATCCAACCCCCACGTCTTACACAATCTCCTTCTCCTCCAGAATGATCATGTTTTCCAAGAGCAGCTGGCAGGCAAAGCCGATGTTCACCGCTGTCTCTGCAAACCAGCCCAGATCAGCCCCTCCACAGCCCCCTGCCTGGCGGCCATGCCCACTCTGCCCATCACAGCAGCATGCCCCTCCCCCTGGCCACAGCAATTGGTTTGGAGGAGGGCATGTGACCAGGCCAGCCAATGAGAGTCAGCCCTGAGACTTTGGTTGCAGCTCTGTGCAGAGGGGGCTCCATTCCACTCGCCTGGCTAGAGCTGGGCTGCCAGTGAGAGGTGGGTCTGGGGCCAGGGCCAAGGGATCGTTAGACATATCGTGCTTAGGGCCCCAAGGCACTTCCAGGAACccacaaaaatgaattaatttgtttaaaaaaaataaagaagaaggaaaaaaatgaatataaaaatgcaGCCTGGATATTTGTCTTTACTCCAGCACAGCTGTTAAACGTCATCCTAAATATTTTGTGTGTACGTGCCTCCTGTCCGCAGAAGTTCTAATGCAGCCCTGCAGGCACCCATGCCCAGTGGGGCCCCGGAGAAGCCTCACTGGAGTGGAGTCATGGCTCCACGGCCACAGGACCTGAGGTTCCATTCCAGCTTGGCTCCTGGGTGGCTGAGCAACTGCGGCAGGTGCCCATGCTCTCTGAGCCCCGCTGGGTCATCTATGAGGCAGGGGTAATGAGGGCCCCACTGCATGGCGCTGCCAGGGGGCCAAACCCCAAGGAGACGCTGAGCATGGCACCGGCCCGCCCGAGGGAGGCGCCCAGGGGACCCCAGTCCATTGTTCCCGGTCCTCCCTTCCCAGGGACAAGGTGGAGGGCAATGCTGAACTCAGACAAGAGGGAtaggccaggacttccctggcggtccagtggttaagacttcgccttccaatgcagggagtgcaggttcgatccctggtctgggagctaagatcccacatgccttgtggccaaaaaaccaacatataaaacagaagcaatactgtaacaagttcaataaagactttaagaatggtccacaacaaaaataaatctttggaaaaaaaagaaaaaaaaagagagatgggcCGACGGTGGTGCCCAGGCAGGGGTGAGCTCTCCCCGcgcctcccttctccccacgTTGGGGGTGGCCGCCCTGGGACCCACCTTGCTTGTCCCCTGTGGGAACCCACACTTCGATGTTCCCCTGCTTGAGACACTTGATGGTGTCGAGGACACCGTCCTGGAGCCTGTCCTCGAGGGCTGTGGCTCCCAGCAGccgggggtgggcgtggggacaGCCTGAGCAGGGAGCCAGCTCCCTGGTGGGGctgaggggctggagctggggtgcGGGCGCCCCTCCCCCTGAGCTCCACCCACCTGGAGGTTCTGCTCCATCTCCTCGTACAGCGGGTGCAGGGCGTGGGCACGGTTCTGCAGCAGGATGCTGGCTTCCTGGTGCCGCTGGCACCACTCTTCGTACATGTCTTCGTCCACCTCCTTGCAGGCCATGCACAGTGTCCGCAGGGTCTGCTCGGCCAAGGACTGGGCCCCGGGCGGGCAGGCGGCGCTGGCACCCCCGCCAACCCCTGCCCCCTCACCCGGgcacccctccctctgcctggggtCACCCAACCTACCCACCACCCACAGTCTGTCTTCCCGGGCAGGGGGAGCTAGGACCACGTGCCGCCCTGCTCCACACCCGCTCTGTCTcagcccgccccctgccccccccaccccccgcccgccGATGCCCAGCTGTTTTGCCCCCAGAcctcacaggcaaattctaactATTCCGCAAGACACTCGGTGCAGCCCTGCCAGAGCCCTCCGCCGTCagggctcccccagccccagacccctccctctgcctcattTTTCAAGGAGCTGAGGCCTCTGGGGTGGGTGGAACTGTAAGGATCCTGGGGACTCTGTCTCCAGACCCCAGGAAAGACCCAGAGCTCGCTCGCCCCAGGGGGGCCCATCGtggctccttccttccctcctacgCCCCAACCCTCCCCCAGGCTTTTCGCCTGTTGCCTGGGGTCTTGCTTCTGTTCCTGACTGAAGGTGGGCTTGAGCGGCTGAGCTTGGACAGGTCAGAAGCTCCAGACAGGCCTGTGCTCCtctcgtgcctcagtttccccatccactCCATAGGCGGTTAAGCCAAGCCGTCTTGCCGAGCTCCTGGGCTCTGGGTCATGGTTCTGACTGCACTTCCTCGGTTGTGGGTCACAGACCAGctgcctgctccccaccccccacccacttcCCGGCAGAGGTAGAACAGGGCAGTCTGGGAGGCCCCCGTGTGGAGGGACACAGGACATTTCTTTCCCCAAGCAGCCCCACTGGCCCCTGTGCGGGGTGAGGCTGGGGACCTGCAGGGTCAGGGCTGGGCCAGCACGGCAGGACAGCCCCATGTCAGGGTCGGGGCGGGAACAGCTCCCTGGAGGTGGGGACCTATGGCTGAACCTTGAGGACCAAAGGATGGTGACTGAGCGCTAGAGTGGAGGAAGGCATTCCTAGCAGAGGGAATAGcgtgtgcaaaggtcctgaggcaacACCTGAGCATGGaggaaactgcaagccagaaatTGGGGTTCTGGGGAACCCCGCGAGGTCAAGGAGGGACCAGGATAGACAGGATAGCAGAACACAGAAAGACAGTCTGGAAAGTTGGGCCAAGGCGTTTGGGCTTCACCCACGGAGACAAAAGTTTTGGGGCAGAGCACGTCCTGGAAACTAGGCCTGGCTGGGATAGGGGGGTAGCAACCAGAACAAAAGCCTAACCACAGGGTGTCCTTGCGTGACTGAGAAAAAGGTATTCCCTTTGGGCAGGTGCAGCTTGGAGTTTGGCTCCCTctccagcgtgtgtgtgtgtgtgtgtgtgtgcgcgcgcgcgcgcgcgtgtgtgtgcgcgcgcgtgcgggcgcgcgcgcgcgcgcgcgtgctgGGCAGAATAGTGCACAACCTGATCAACTGTACATGGCCGCCCTGGGTACCTGAGGCCATTTCTCTGCAcactctcctctcctgcccttcTCCTCCTGTCCCTGTGCCCTTGAAcctgcccctccaccctcccttcccacaGGGACTCATGGCCAAGGCCTCTTCCGTGGTCCACTCCATCAGGCCTTTCTTCTGCAGGCACTGGAAACTGCCCATCCCTCACCCATCTCCATCCATGACCAGCCTGATGCCAGGAAGTGACCCGGCGGGTCCCAAGAACCTAATCCTTCCTCCTGGCCCTCTGGGATCAGCTCAGCCTGCTGGGGCCAAAGGGGTCAGGAGGCCACCTTAGACCTGGAGGGGCCACCCATGCACCCTCAGCATCCAACATATATTGAgcgcctcctgtgtgccaggccctgggctgggcagtGGGGACCCAGCCATGAGGGTGCTCCCAGTGTGAGGGGGGCTGGACACTGACTCACCAGCCACACAGACAAACACGGGGTAGGACCACCCTGGGTCTACAGAGCCACgtgggaaggtgggaagggagggcttcctggaggaggtggctcgAGCAGGTAGAAGGAGTGGAGTGGGCACAGGCACTGACCCCTGGGGCTGCCCCACCCGCCCCACCTGGAGGATGATGATGAGAAGGAAGTAGAGGCTGGACATGCGGTGGAACTGCTCGTACAGGTTCAAGGGCAGGAAGGAGAAGACATTGTACTTGGCCCGTGGATGACGTTCCTCTGGGTCAAGAGCCGGCAGCCGGCATGGGGGCGCCGCCCAGGAGGGCCCGGGTTCCCACCCAGCCCCATccgcctcccccttccctccggCCATGACCAGCGCGGGTGCAGACCCAGTGAGCCGAGCTGTGACCCCAGGACTCCCCGCGTGAGACGCAGGCCGGGGGTTTCAGGTAGAGCCCAATGGACACGCTGTACCGTGAAGGTTGCCTAGTAACTTATTTAGGGCGGAGGAGACACGCGAAGCGCCAGCACTGGACCCCACGACTCGGCGAGGGCGGCGCTACAGTCCTCAGGACTAAGTGGACTGACCCAGCATGCAGAGCTTGGGTGGCAGGTCCCGGAGGCCCCGCGGGGGTTGGGCCTGCCCACCTTGTACTTCTTCCTCTGCCAGCACAGGAAGACCTTCTTCTTGAACTGGTTGTTGTAGGACCAGTTGTTGGTTTGCACCTCCCAGGTGAACTCTGAGGCCCGAGAGGACAAACACGGGCTAATGACACCCCGGAGGAGGGCTAAGGGGCCCCCCGGGGATCCAGCCCGTAAACAGATGAGAGGGCCCACGCGGCCCCTGCACAACAGTAGGCACTCGGGGAGCCCAGGTGGATCTGAGCATCCGGCTCCCCTTGAGCCAATCTCTAGGCCCTGGGAGACCCACTCACGCACATTCCTTCTACAGaggggtaaactgaggcccagggacggGTGCCGAGGTGTCCGAGGCTCCACTCCCTGCCCAGATAGTTCTGGGCTCACAGGCCCACAAATCCTGAGTCCACCTTTCAGTGATAGGATTTTGAACTCTTTGTAACCCACTGAGAACCGCGTGCTTGGCCTCCCATCTCCCCACTTCAGTCATTGCACTCTAACGCCCCTTGTCAGGGTCCCCCTGGCATCCCCTCACTCTACCCCCAGCCCTGCGACCGCGCTTGGCCAGACATGCACCCAAGTTCTTCTCCTCCTCAAGGTCTTCTCGGTATGCGAGGCTGCCCGTGCTGGTGGGGCTGTCGAGGAGAGGGGTCTGAGGTCACACTGGCAGCCGGACAGTGCCCACCACTCCACCTTCTTTGAAATGTCACCTCCCACGTCCAtctgctgtcccctccccaggctcTGGAGGTCCAGTCACCAGCTGTGAGTCCTTCCCCGTTACAGCCGGTCACCTGGCCGCTGCTCCCCACCCCTATGGCCCCCCATGGCCCCCCATGGTCGTCCCTCATCACCTCTCCGGGGCCGATCGCACCCACATCCTCCCGGGCccccctgctgcccctcctgCCCCAATCCCCACACGGCACACCACGCCCAGCCTGGTCAGGTGCTCAGTCAATGTTTGTTGACAGACTAAATGGGGCCCCAGGGCTCTCCATCATGTCTCAAAGTGTGTTTGAGGACCAAGGGGCTGAGAGGTCTGAGTGTGGTGTTGGGGCAGGGACCGCCAGCCCTCCACAGAGCCCGGAGGCTTCCCACCAGCTAGTTCATGGTCACTCCTAGTCCTTCCGTGCCCTTGGCAGCTCCCCAAATGACTCCCACCCCCAGCACTCAGCAGCTCCCTACTCCCCACGCCCTGGCCCCGCTGTTCCCTCTGCCGGGAGCACCATTCCTGCTCGCATGGCCGGAGCTTTCTCACCCTTCGGCTCTCAGCCCCTACTTCTCCTACTGCCCAGCCTTGTTCTGCCGCCTCCTCTGGGCTTCCCCTCTGCCTGCGGGATCCCCCATCCCATTTCTGATCaccctctctcctctgcttcttccCCTGTCTGGGCTGCCTGATGAAACTGGAACCTCCTAGGGCAGGGACTGCTGGCGTCTGGGTCACTGGTGCCGGGGcccccagggggagggagggcctgGCTCAGGGCCAGCTCTGATGCTCCTGGGGGCCCGAGCAAGGCCAGTGCCCATTCACCAGATGAGGAAAAGTGAGGCTCATCCCGTGGGGCCACAGCCGGGATGAGCTCTGGCCCCACCGGAGCCAGAGCCGGGGGAAACCCGGCCGGGGTTAGACGAATGCTGTGGGCCAGAATCCAATCAAAGCGTATCAGGGGGCAGGGACACGCCCTCCTCCCTCGCATTCTCAGCTCACCGGAACGCCCACTACCCCCCCCCCCGGGAAGCCCTGAGCATTCCCGCAGCGAAGCGGCTCAGGGTTCGACGCCCAGGCCCCTGGGAAATGCACCTGGATATCCGGGCCCACACGACACAGGCGCTCCGGCGCCCGTCCGAACCTTGGCCCACGCGAACCTCTAGGGCGCGCCCCCGCCGCCGCGGCTGCGTCCTCCCGCCCTCAGGCCGGGCGGAGTCCAGAGAGGGTGCGCGGGCGCCCGGGGACGCACAGCTGCGGGAGCGCCGCCGCTCACCTGCGCgggccggggcaggcggggccggGCCTCCTGGGGCGGTCCGCAGGCGTCCAGGGCGACGGACGTGGTGGAGCTGTTAGCCCGGTGCCAACGGGCCTGAAACGGGCCTGAAACGGGCGGCGCGGGCGCGGGGCGGAAGGTTGGGGCCTAGGGGCGGGGCCGGGCAGAATGCAGGGGGCCGAGGGCGGGGCCAGGGTGGAACGTGGGGCCGGGGtagagggggcggggcgggaccCCAGGGGTGGGGCCAAGACAGAAGGCGGGGCGGGACAGAGGCGGGGCCGAGCTAGGCCTTGCCTAACAGGGCCAAAAGGGGCGGGGCCTAAGGCGGGACCGAGCGTGACCTCGAGGAGCTGGGGCGGGATGGAGTCTTAATCTGGGCCTGGGAATTAAGGAGCCAGTCGCTGGCGGGGGTGGGCTGGACCCGGCTGAAGCTGGGCGGGGCCGGGTGTGTGTGCGGGGGAGAGGCTAGGGGCGGAGAAAGGACGGAGAGGTAATCGCAGGTATGCGGAGCGTGAGTCTGAGCTGTGTGCGCGTTCCAGTTCAGCGAGCATGTCGTACGCGCAGGTACAGTGTTGGACTTCAGGCTGGGGGAGGCTGTTAGAACCAGAGATCATCCCGCCAGGAAGAAGCCCACAGGGTTCTAGCCCGGTGTGTGTCTACCCAGCACGGGGCCGGGACTCCGGGGGCCTTCCTGGAGGTGGTGACAGGGGTGGGAGACAGCGATGAGGCTGGGGCAGCGTCCAGGCCGGAGATGGGGGACTTGAGCCAGGGCGGGGAGGGTGTGTGGGAGGCGCTACTGAAGGTAGGGTCCTCCTAGGAGGGTCAAACTTGGGGGTTCAGGGGAGGTGATTAAGctctgtttttcatattcttttaggAACCCTCTGAAGCGCAGAAAGTAGGAAGGTACTGGACACCTCCACCACCCTTTCTCCCCAGCCTCGGGGTTGCTCTCTCCCTCTGGCCCAGCCGCCACCCAACAGACCGAGGGTGCCTGTCTGACTGTGCCCTGCCTGGGGCACGGGCATCCCCTCTGAGCTGATGTTGGGTGAAGGAATGACTGATGGGGATGGTGACAGCACCCAGGAGCTGACCGTCCCCATCAGAGCAGCAGCCTCCCACTCCCATTTCTTGGGAAGACCTGCACACCCAGCGGCCTCTGGGGGATGCCAGGTAaacctctcctttccttcattcaCTGGAGAAACGTTCATCCAGCCCTACCCAGCGGTTACAGAGAAAGACACTGCGGGGAGTGTCTTGGACAAACTGCTCTAACAGCCTTTAGGAGACACCTCACCCGGTGGGCGCCTGTGAGGAGGGGGTCGGGATCGGTTCTCCCCCCTGGGACGGTGACAGAGGGAGAGGAGTTTCCCAAGCAGCGAGTTTGCAAAGGCTCTTTGGCC is a window of Globicephala melas chromosome 3, mGloMel1.2, whole genome shotgun sequence DNA encoding:
- the ATP8B3 gene encoding LOW QUALITY PROTEIN: phospholipid-transporting ATPase IK (The sequence of the model RefSeq protein was modified relative to this genomic sequence to represent the inferred CDS: inserted 1 base in 1 codon; deleted 1 base in 1 codon; substituted 1 base at 1 genomic stop codon) translates to MGGHRGGEQRPGDRLPTSTGSLAYREDLEEEKNLEFTWEVQTNNWSYNNQFKKKVFLCWQRKKYKRNVIHXAKYNVFSFLPLNLYEQFHRMSSLYFLLIIILQVGRVGQPQGSVPVPTPLLLPARATSSRKPSLPTFPRGSVDPGWSYPVFVCVAGESVSSPPHTGSTLMAGSPLPSPGPGTQEALNICWMLRSLAEQTLRTLCMACKEVDEDMYEEWCQRHQEASILLQNRAHALHPLYEEMEQNLQVGCPHAHPRLLGATALEDRLQDGVLDTIKCLKQGNIEVWVPTGDKQETAVNIGFACQLLLENMIILEEKEIVQILEVYWESSNSLQGGKKGHLNKQLPLHVKMALVINGEFLDQLLLSLRTEPRALVQNVSLEEEEPWQEPREERVDLLQARRLSLAACAPAAADIGMGLAGQEGMQAVQNSDYVLAQFCFLRRRLLVHGRWSYTRVCEFLRYFVYKTLASMMVQIWFAFYSGFTAQKEEIITVEPIPHVLREARTRHSSYAFSHREGYADLITQGTILWRSPGVNSDTLVGHTRPPDELPSSMEESSWYPRRMSFLGRNRRQHQGKVSSEDVQPASEVSSSLPVDGQSSPYQESQHSLPKNRLSGSLQEKLPKRQERSLSXEPWPYTPQSLPPTKESPLSAEESQMTSSESQMLPSSQLSLKSQSAHLQEKTFLWKIRKLSWKNWPYTWQKEPGPPKEGTVPGSNSNLTALMETPPPTARGSSTSEQPMAVEPSPVEKQPSPTEWLPGPSEGQTPPDLAGLPPSPEEQQ